The Sulfurimonas sp. genome contains a region encoding:
- the serS gene encoding serine--tRNA ligase encodes MIDLKLLQKDFQSVSDKLIRKGVSIELLDSLKRKNEELKVAKIEYETLQAAQNTMSKEFGIYKKEGKDTSELKERVDANKIKIAEALEVQRIKQEELEVLAMSIPNIPDDDVPEGKDDSDNVEIKKILTPREFGFTPKEHWELAEQNGWIDFERGVKLATSRFSVSFGMGAKLERALINFMLNFNSKRGFEEVSVPSLVNRAALEGTGQLPKFEDDLYKVQDQELFLIPTAEVPVTNLYQDEILAPDKLPIKMTAYTACFRKEAGAAGRDTRGMIRQHQFHKVELVSITKPQDSDKIFDEMVQTASDLLSALELPHRLMTLCSGDLGFGAAKTVDLEVWLPGQNCYREISSVSNTRDFQARRAKIRYKDGDKNSFVHTLNGSSLAVGRTMVAIMENFQNEDGTITIPKALEPYIN; translated from the coding sequence ATGATTGATTTAAAATTACTACAAAAAGATTTTCAGAGCGTTAGCGATAAACTTATCCGCAAAGGCGTGAGTATTGAACTTCTTGATTCTTTAAAGAGAAAAAACGAAGAGTTGAAAGTTGCAAAAATTGAGTATGAGACTCTTCAAGCTGCTCAAAATACTATGAGTAAAGAGTTCGGTATCTACAAAAAAGAGGGCAAAGACACTAGTGAACTAAAAGAGAGGGTCGATGCAAATAAGATAAAAATAGCCGAAGCTCTTGAAGTTCAAAGAATAAAGCAAGAGGAGTTGGAAGTTCTTGCTATGTCTATTCCAAATATTCCGGATGATGATGTACCGGAGGGTAAAGACGATAGCGACAATGTCGAGATTAAAAAAATTCTGACTCCAAGAGAGTTTGGCTTTACTCCAAAAGAGCATTGGGAATTGGCGGAACAAAACGGATGGATAGATTTTGAGCGAGGCGTAAAACTAGCGACCAGCCGTTTTAGCGTCTCATTCGGCATGGGTGCAAAATTAGAGCGCGCGCTTATCAACTTTATGCTGAACTTTAACTCCAAAAGAGGATTTGAGGAAGTAAGCGTACCTTCTTTGGTAAACAGAGCGGCACTAGAGGGAACGGGTCAGCTTCCGAAATTTGAAGATGACCTATATAAAGTACAAGACCAAGAACTGTTTTTGATTCCGACTGCGGAAGTTCCCGTGACAAATCTTTATCAAGACGAGATTTTGGCACCCGATAAACTGCCTATAAAAATGACGGCTTATACGGCATGCTTTAGAAAAGAAGCAGGTGCGGCAGGAAGAGATACGAGAGGTATGATACGACAGCATCAGTTTCATAAAGTTGAACTTGTAAGCATTACTAAACCTCAAGACAGCGATAAAATTTTTGATGAGATGGTTCAAACCGCTTCAGATCTGCTAAGTGCATTAGAGCTTCCTCACCGTCTTATGACTCTTTGCAGCGGAGACTTAGGATTTGGTGCGGCAAAAACCGTAGACTTGGAAGTTTGGCTGCCGGGACAAAACTGCTACAGAGAGATAAGTTCAGTATCAAATACCAGAGATTTTCAAGCAAGACGCGCAAAAATTAGATATAAAGACGGAGACAAAAACTCTTTTGTACACACTCTTAACGGTTCGTCTTTAGCAGTAGGCAGAACAATGGTCGCTATAATGGAAAACTTTCAAAATGAAGATGGAACTATTACGATTCCAAAGGCGCTTGAGCCATATATAAATTAA
- a CDS encoding phosphatidylserine decarboxylase yields MGNNLLPIAKEGWSYIAGAILMMLVFMLLHLAFLQFFAFLAALFFVFVFRNPERQNMLYQEDSVVSPVDGTVISIEELDNEESYAYKIEIDSSYLNVSLLRVPFTSILEHVELNRGARLSHMTPLSKQLNENSKLIFSDKNSNNKVKITHILKQSFKGIDLDVKNLQNLQQGSRYGLMINGITTLYLPHNFRLNISLGAELIASESLLGYFTSEK; encoded by the coding sequence ATGGGAAATAATCTTTTACCGATTGCTAAAGAGGGGTGGAGTTACATAGCGGGAGCTATTTTGATGATGCTGGTTTTTATGCTTCTTCATTTGGCATTTTTACAGTTTTTTGCTTTTTTAGCAGCACTGTTTTTTGTTTTTGTTTTTAGAAATCCCGAGAGACAAAATATGCTATACCAAGAAGATAGCGTTGTTAGTCCTGTTGACGGAACTGTAATCTCAATAGAAGAGTTGGATAATGAAGAGAGTTACGCGTATAAGATTGAGATTGATAGCAGCTACTTAAATGTTTCTCTGTTAAGAGTCCCTTTTACCTCGATATTAGAACATGTTGAGCTAAACAGAGGTGCAAGACTTTCGCATATGACTCCTCTTTCAAAACAGCTTAATGAGAATTCTAAGTTAATATTTAGCGATAAAAATTCAAACAATAAAGTAAAAATCACTCATATATTAAAGCAGAGCTTTAAGGGTATAGATTTGGATGTAAAAAATTTACAAAATTTGCAGCAAGGCTCAAGATACGGTCTTATGATAAATGGAATTACGACACTCTATTTACCGCATAACTTTAGATTAAATATAAGCTTAGGTGCTGAACTTATAGCTTCTGAATCTCTCCTTGGTTATTTTACAAGCGAAAAGTAA